A section of the Dictyoglomus sp. genome encodes:
- a CDS encoding Gx transporter family protein, producing MIKFKNRIYFVSFLGIMISLACILYYLEALFLNPLSSLPGAKLGIANIITLIGIYWWGLKEGLIISILRVLIVNMILGGLFGFSFFLSLMGGIISALTMGFLFNKKDLSLTFISILGALSHNISQLMIVSFFISHKSIFFYIPFLLIFAITTGTFNGILANWIIKRLSFILGGN from the coding sequence ATGATAAAATTTAAAAATAGAATATACTTTGTTTCTTTTTTAGGAATTATGATTTCTCTTGCTTGTATATTATATTATTTAGAAGCATTATTTCTAAATCCTTTATCTTCGCTTCCAGGAGCAAAACTTGGAATAGCTAATATAATAACTTTGATAGGAATTTATTGGTGGGGTCTAAAAGAAGGATTAATTATCTCTATTCTTAGAGTATTGATTGTGAATATGATATTAGGAGGTCTTTTTGGTTTTTCTTTTTTTCTAAGTTTAATGGGGGGAATAATTAGCGCTTTAACTATGGGTTTTTTGTTTAATAAGAAGGATCTTAGCCTTACTTTTATAAGTATACTTGGTGCTCTTTCTCATAATATTTCTCAATTAATGATAGTATCCTTTTTTATCTCTCATAAAAGTATTTTTTTCTATATTCCCTTTTTATTAATATTTGCTATAACTACAGGAACCTTTAACGGAATTTTAGCAAATTGGATAATTAAAAGATTGTCCTTTATATTAGGAGGAAATTAA
- the rsxE gene encoding electron transport complex subunit RsxE — MAREFWVNFVNGIFKENPVLILMIGLCSVLAVTTNLANGIGMGFAFSFVMIFSNIFVSLLRPIIPYNIRIPIFIIVIGTFTTITDLVMSAYMPELHHSLGIFIPLIVVNCIIIGRAEAFAYKNNILNSIADGLGMSIGYFWSITVLAGIRELLGSGTLLGIPIMPSFFKPALAFIMPPGAFWGIGLLIGILNWSMKEIKKNISKKVFTPHDK; from the coding sequence ATGGCAAGGGAATTTTGGGTAAATTTCGTAAATGGAATTTTTAAAGAAAATCCTGTATTAATATTGATGATAGGATTATGTTCTGTTCTTGCGGTTACTACAAATTTAGCGAATGGGATTGGTATGGGATTTGCTTTTTCCTTTGTGATGATATTTTCAAATATTTTTGTGTCTTTGCTTAGACCGATAATACCTTACAATATAAGGATTCCTATATTTATTATTGTTATTGGTACTTTTACTACTATAACTGATTTAGTAATGTCTGCATATATGCCTGAACTTCATCATTCTCTAGGTATTTTCATTCCTTTAATTGTTGTTAATTGTATTATTATTGGAAGAGCTGAGGCCTTTGCCTATAAGAATAATATTCTGAATTCTATAGCTGATGGTTTAGGAATGAGTATAGGTTACTTTTGGAGTATAACAGTTTTGGCAGGTATAAGAGAACTTTTAGGATCAGGAACTCTTCTTGGTATTCCTATAATGCCCTCTTTTTTTAAGCCTGCCCTTGCTTTCATTATGCCTCCTGGGGCTTTTTGGGGGATCGGTCTATTGATAGGTATACTAAACTGGTCTATGAAAGAGATTAAGAAGAATATCTCAAAAAAAGTATTTACTCCTCATGATAAATAA
- a CDS encoding RnfABCDGE type electron transport complex subunit B codes for MSIVLLAALVLGGIGLVFGSTLAFAGKKFAVEIDPRLSEILKVLPGTNCGACGYPGCEGLAQAIIEGKAKSTGCVAGGEKVAKEVAKVLGLEEEITITKNIAFLNCQGGKEIAVNRFIYKGIKTCRASHLTQGGEKGCPNGCIGYGDCVMVCPFSAIYMGEDGLPKIDSTKCTGCGLCVKECPRGILTLLPINIPLLLGCKTILPGPDARQVCSRACIGCGICTRVCPKGAITMQGRLPMINYEICDGCGICVEKCPTKALILLKTK; via the coding sequence ATGAGTATAGTCTTATTAGCAGCATTAGTATTAGGAGGAATAGGATTAGTTTTTGGAAGCACTCTTGCTTTTGCAGGAAAAAAATTTGCTGTGGAAATTGATCCAAGACTTTCTGAGATATTAAAAGTTTTGCCAGGAACTAACTGTGGTGCTTGTGGTTACCCTGGATGTGAAGGATTAGCTCAAGCAATTATAGAAGGGAAAGCTAAAAGTACTGGTTGTGTTGCTGGAGGAGAAAAAGTTGCAAAGGAAGTAGCAAAAGTTTTAGGCTTGGAGGAAGAAATTACAATAACTAAAAATATTGCCTTTTTAAATTGCCAAGGTGGAAAGGAAATAGCTGTTAATAGGTTTATATATAAAGGAATCAAAACTTGTAGGGCCTCACATCTAACTCAGGGAGGAGAGAAAGGATGTCCCAATGGATGTATTGGATATGGAGACTGTGTTATGGTCTGTCCTTTTTCTGCAATATATATGGGAGAAGATGGACTTCCAAAGATTGATTCTACGAAGTGTACGGGATGTGGTTTATGTGTTAAGGAATGCCCAAGGGGAATTTTGACTCTTCTTCCTATTAATATCCCTTTACTTTTAGGATGTAAAACAATTTTACCTGGGCCTGATGCAAGACAGGTGTGTTCAAGAGCTTGTATTGGTTGTGGAATATGTACTCGAGTATGTCCAAAAGGGGCTATAACAATGCAAGGAAGACTTCCTATGATAAATTATGAAATCTGTGATGGATGTGGAATTTGTGTAGAAAAATGTCCTACAAAGGCTCTAATTCTATTAAAAACTAAGTAA
- the rsxC gene encoding electron transport complex subunit RsxC, producing the protein MGFLTFRGGVHPPTKKDLSKSSPITSIALPERFFIPTQQHTGAPAQPLVKVKDYVYKGQKIGDAQSFVTSPIHAPTSGFVRKIGFHPHPTGKPVLTIEIESDGKDEVFPDISPISWENLSPDEIRRKIREAGIVGLGGAAFPTHVKITPPPEKKIDVVILNGAECEPYLTIDYRLMLEKPELIIEGLQILMYVLGVKKGIIAIEDNKKDAGEILKKYLKKDMEIVVLKTKYPQGSEKQLIKAILGREVPSGGLPLDVGVIVNNVGTACAIAEHFKTGLPLISRGVTVTGEGIKEPKNLNVRIGTPVFKLIEECGGFSDVPGKVIFGGPMMGVTIYSLATPIVKGTSGVLVFPRSFIKNNDTLACVRCGRCLDVCPMNLIPTVIAEYSRLRKTELAEKEGALDCMECGSCSYICPSRRPLVQWIRMAKSEIFEKRRK; encoded by the coding sequence ATGGGTTTTTTAACTTTTCGTGGTGGCGTTCATCCTCCAACAAAAAAGGATTTATCAAAATCTTCGCCAATAACTTCTATCGCTTTACCTGAAAGATTTTTTATTCCAACTCAACAACATACAGGTGCTCCTGCTCAGCCTTTAGTGAAAGTAAAAGACTATGTTTATAAAGGCCAAAAAATTGGGGATGCACAAAGTTTTGTGACGTCACCGATTCATGCTCCTACCTCAGGATTTGTGAGAAAAATTGGTTTTCATCCACATCCCACAGGAAAACCTGTTTTAACAATAGAAATAGAGAGTGATGGAAAGGATGAGGTTTTTCCTGATATTTCTCCAATTTCTTGGGAAAATCTATCTCCTGATGAGATAAGAAGAAAAATAAGAGAGGCAGGAATTGTTGGATTAGGTGGTGCTGCTTTTCCTACTCATGTTAAAATAACTCCACCTCCTGAAAAAAAAATTGATGTTGTAATTTTAAATGGAGCAGAATGTGAACCTTATTTAACTATTGATTATCGTTTAATGTTAGAGAAACCAGAATTGATTATAGAAGGTCTTCAGATATTAATGTATGTTTTAGGGGTGAAAAAAGGAATTATTGCCATAGAAGATAATAAAAAGGATGCAGGAGAGATTTTAAAGAAATATCTAAAAAAAGATATGGAAATAGTAGTTTTAAAGACAAAATACCCACAAGGTTCTGAAAAACAATTGATAAAAGCTATTTTGGGAAGAGAAGTACCCTCTGGAGGTCTCCCTCTAGATGTAGGAGTTATAGTTAATAATGTGGGAACAGCATGTGCAATAGCTGAACATTTTAAGACAGGATTACCACTAATATCGCGAGGTGTAACAGTAACAGGGGAGGGTATTAAGGAGCCTAAGAATCTTAATGTTCGCATTGGAACTCCAGTATTCAAGCTTATAGAAGAATGTGGAGGATTTTCAGATGTGCCTGGAAAAGTAATATTTGGTGGTCCTATGATGGGAGTAACTATCTACAGCCTAGCAACTCCCATTGTAAAAGGAACCTCTGGAGTTTTAGTCTTTCCACGAAGTTTTATAAAGAACAATGATACTCTTGCGTGTGTTCGCTGTGGAAGATGTCTTGATGTATGTCCTATGAATCTTATTCCAACTGTTATTGCGGAGTATTCTCGTTTGAGGAAAACAGAATTAGCAGAAAAAGAAGGAGCACTGGATTGTATGGAGTGTGGTTCATGTAGTTATATTTGTCCCTCTAGAAGACCTTTAGTTCAGTGGATTAGAATGGCAAAATCTGAGATTTTTGAAAAGCGAAGAAAATAG
- a CDS encoding RnfABCDGE type electron transport complex subunit D, which yields MEEKELIVSSSPHIFADEDVSKVMLNVIMSLIPATIAGIYFFGIYSLFVILVSIVSAVMWEGLALLIRRKSLNSLLDFSAVVTGLLLALTLPPRVPLWIPVIGTGVAIILTKQIFGGLGGNFLNPALVGRAFLLTSYPVIMTSWINPLTSATPVSTATPLAIEKLKLPYSLPSYWDLFIGKVSGSIGETSALFLLIGGIWLIYKNIIDWRIPISYILSIMVLSLLFRKDPIFQILSGGVFLGAFFMATDWVTTPLTPKGRLIFGIGAGFLTLMIRIFGSYPEGVTYGILVMNALTPLIDRSIKPHKFGEVKK from the coding sequence ATGGAAGAAAAAGAGTTAATTGTATCTTCTTCACCTCACATTTTCGCTGATGAAGATGTGAGTAAAGTAATGTTAAATGTGATTATGTCTCTTATTCCTGCTACTATAGCAGGAATTTATTTTTTTGGTATTTATTCATTGTTTGTTATACTTGTAAGCATAGTTTCCGCAGTTATGTGGGAGGGATTAGCTCTTTTAATTAGAAGAAAATCTTTAAATAGCTTATTAGATTTTAGTGCGGTGGTTACAGGTTTACTCTTAGCCTTAACCTTACCACCACGAGTTCCTTTATGGATTCCTGTGATTGGAACAGGAGTAGCAATAATATTAACAAAACAAATTTTTGGTGGATTAGGAGGGAATTTTTTAAATCCAGCATTGGTAGGTAGAGCTTTTCTATTAACCTCTTATCCAGTAATTATGACTTCTTGGATAAACCCATTAACTTCTGCCACTCCTGTTTCTACAGCAACTCCACTAGCAATAGAAAAGTTAAAGTTACCTTATTCTTTACCTTCTTACTGGGATTTATTTATAGGAAAAGTTTCAGGATCTATAGGAGAAACTTCTGCTCTTTTTCTACTTATTGGGGGTATTTGGCTTATTTACAAGAATATAATTGATTGGAGAATTCCAATTAGTTATATCCTATCAATAATGGTTTTATCTTTGTTATTCAGAAAGGATCCAATATTTCAAATTTTATCAGGTGGAGTTTTCTTAGGAGCCTTCTTTATGGCTACCGATTGGGTAACAACACCTTTAACTCCTAAAGGTAGATTAATTTTTGGAATTGGTGCAGGTTTTCTGACTCTAATGATTCGGATATTTGGAAGTTATCCAGAAGGTGTTACATATGGGATATTAGTCATGAATGCTCTTACACCTTTAATAGATAGAAGTATTAAGCCTCATAAATTTGGAGAGGTGAAGAAATGA
- a CDS encoding RnfABCDGE type electron transport complex subunit A, whose amino-acid sequence MVILGKLFTLFLFASLVDNIVFMRFLALCSYVGMTSQYDASIGMGIAVTFVTVMASVVTFFIYYYILQPLNLIFLKIIAFILVIAALVQLVEMVIRKTSPYLYRAMGIYLPLITTNCAILGVTFINIDMAYNLLEVIIYSLGVSVGYTIALLLLAAIRERLAFSDIPDFWKGYPLVFITSGLLALVFLGFQGMAH is encoded by the coding sequence ATGGTAATTTTAGGAAAATTGTTTACATTATTCTTATTTGCTTCCTTAGTAGATAATATTGTCTTTATGCGATTTTTAGCCTTATGTTCTTATGTAGGAATGACTTCTCAATATGATGCCTCTATAGGAATGGGTATTGCTGTTACTTTTGTAACAGTCATGGCTTCTGTTGTGACTTTTTTCATATATTACTACATATTACAGCCTTTAAATCTTATATTTTTAAAAATAATAGCCTTTATACTAGTCATTGCTGCATTAGTTCAGCTTGTGGAAATGGTAATAAGAAAAACTTCTCCTTATCTATATAGGGCTATGGGAATATATTTGCCATTAATAACAACAAATTGTGCTATTTTAGGTGTAACTTTTATTAATATAGATATGGCTTATAATCTTTTGGAAGTTATTATTTATTCTTTAGGAGTTTCAGTGGGTTATACTATTGCTCTTCTTCTTTTAGCTGCTATTAGAGAAAGATTAGCTTTTTCAGATATCCCTGATTTTTGGAAAGGTTATCCTTTAGTTTTTATAACTTCTGGATTATTAGCTCTTGTATTTTTAGGATTCCAAGGAATGGCACATTAA
- the clpX gene encoding ATP-dependent Clp protease ATP-binding subunit ClpX: protein MGTKEIRCSFCGKAQKEVKKIISGPGVFICDECVEICHNLISQNEEEKVKEEFRLPTPSEIKAFLDQYVIGQEKAKKVISVAVYNHYKRIFYRDRLRGDVELQKSNILLIGPTGVGKTLLAETLAKFLKVPFAIADATTLTEAGYVGEDVENILLRLIQNANWDIKRAEKGIIYIDEIDKISRKSENPSITRDVSGEGVQQALLRIVEGTIANVPPQGGRKHPYQEFIQINTKDILFIAGGSFEGIEKIIEKRLDVSNIGFGSKIEPKKKRNLSSILKEILPEDLLKFGMIPEFVGRFPIVTVLDPLDDEELFRILIEPKNALVKQYQALLALDGIELEFSVEALRAVVKEAQEKGTGARGLRAVMEELMLEIMYELPKLNIKKFIVTPEMVYNRRMFSWENLLRSVG from the coding sequence ATGGGGACAAAAGAAATAAGATGTTCTTTCTGTGGTAAGGCTCAAAAGGAAGTAAAGAAGATAATTTCAGGTCCAGGAGTTTTTATATGTGATGAATGTGTAGAAATTTGCCATAATTTAATCTCTCAAAATGAAGAAGAGAAAGTGAAAGAGGAGTTTAGATTACCAACTCCCTCAGAAATAAAGGCTTTTTTGGATCAATATGTTATTGGCCAAGAAAAAGCGAAAAAAGTTATTTCTGTTGCTGTATATAATCACTATAAGAGAATCTTTTACAGAGATAGATTAAGAGGCGATGTTGAACTTCAAAAAAGTAATATTCTTCTTATTGGTCCTACAGGTGTAGGTAAAACTCTTCTTGCAGAAACTCTTGCTAAATTTTTAAAGGTTCCTTTTGCTATAGCGGACGCAACAACCCTGACAGAGGCAGGATATGTGGGAGAAGACGTAGAAAATATTCTTTTAAGATTAATTCAAAATGCCAATTGGGACATAAAGAGAGCTGAAAAAGGAATTATATATATTGATGAAATCGATAAAATTTCGAGAAAATCTGAAAATCCCTCCATAACACGAGATGTTTCTGGGGAAGGAGTACAACAAGCACTTTTAAGAATCGTAGAAGGAACTATTGCTAATGTTCCTCCTCAAGGTGGGAGAAAACATCCCTATCAGGAATTTATTCAGATTAATACCAAGGATATTCTATTTATAGCAGGAGGATCTTTCGAGGGTATTGAAAAAATTATCGAAAAAAGATTAGATGTAAGTAATATTGGTTTTGGTTCTAAAATTGAACCTAAGAAAAAAAGAAACTTGAGTTCTATCTTAAAGGAAATTCTTCCTGAGGATCTTTTAAAATTTGGGATGATTCCTGAGTTTGTAGGAAGATTTCCTATTGTTACTGTTTTAGATCCTTTGGATGATGAAGAGTTGTTTAGAATTCTTATTGAACCTAAAAATGCCTTGGTAAAACAATATCAAGCTCTTCTAGCTTTAGACGGAATTGAATTGGAGTTTTCAGTTGAAGCACTTAGAGCAGTTGTAAAAGAAGCTCAAGAAAAGGGGACGGGAGCACGGGGATTACGAGCAGTAATGGAAGAACTTATGTTAGAAATAATGTATGAATTACCTAAATTAAATATCAAGAAATTTATTGTAACCCCTGAGATGGTATATAATCGTAGAATGTTTTCATGGGAGAACTTATTGAGGAGTGTAGGATAG
- a CDS encoding DUF4321 domain-containing protein, whose protein sequence is MRRNKWSIRLLIFLLILGVIIGGVIAEALKDKIPILTEGINIGFSPWTLDLYFINLTFGLNLRFNLGSAIGILLVLIFYSI, encoded by the coding sequence ATGAGAAGGAATAAGTGGTCTATAAGATTACTGATATTCCTATTAATTTTAGGTGTAATTATTGGAGGGGTTATTGCAGAGGCTCTAAAAGACAAAATTCCAATTCTTACTGAGGGCATAAATATTGGTTTTTCTCCTTGGACTTTAGATCTTTATTTTATAAACTTGACATTTGGATTAAATCTTAGATTTAATTTGGGTAGTGCTATTGGAATCCTTTTAGTATTAATTTTTTATAGTATATAG
- a CDS encoding valine--tRNA ligase, whose translation MKEELPSIYDFKKVENRWYSFWLEKRYFNSYVDYTKNPFTIVLPPPNITGSLHLGHALNATIQDILIRWKRMQGFNALWIPGTDHAGIATQAVVERELLKEGKSRWDLGREKFLERVWQWKEKYGQTIIEQLKKLGVSCDWDRLRFTMDDVYSRAVIKAFVDLYNKGYIYRGERIINWCPRCRTAISDLEVKYIEEESFLWYIRYPLVEEEGYLVIATARPETMLGDTGVAVHPEDERYRSFIGKNVTLPLVGRKIPIIADKAVNPEFGTGVLKVTPAHDPDDFEIGKRHNLPFITVIDERGYMNENAGEFKGLDVYSARKEIEKLLTQKGYLVKKEPYTHDLATCDRCGTSIEPLISKQWFMRMDEIAKEAIKVVEEGKVKFIPDRWKKIYFDWMYNIKDWCLSRQLWWGHRIPAWYCNDCGHVNVKEESPKNCEKCGSLNLKQDEDVLDTWFSSALWPLGTLKWPEENPDLEYYYPTSVLSTARDIINLWVARMIMMGLEFKKDVPFYHVYIHPTVLTKEGKRMSKSKGTGVDPLELIEKYGADITRFSLAVQCTEMQDLRFHEENFENTKNFANKLWNASRFVLMNLEDKDYSKVDLKAHLLSLSDKWILSILQKEIKEVTEHLENYRFSEYVKTIYNFFWSEFCDWYIELVKPRLSNKEDPESKLIAQSILWKVLTTNLLLLHPVMPFITEEIWQKLPYHSESIMINPWPNYEEDFIDEESEINMEFIKESIRKIRALRAEFNIPISERIKVFFFTDNIKEKILLKGFSGYFTNLAKIELVESEHMIYEKNVAHVLVNNTSYYIYLSGLINLEREKEKINKEIEELERVIKNLEERLNNLSFIEKAPSHVIEKEREKYRELLRKKEVLLERMKMLE comes from the coding sequence ATGAAAGAGGAGCTTCCAAGTATATATGATTTTAAAAAAGTAGAAAACAGATGGTATTCTTTTTGGTTAGAGAAGAGATATTTTAACTCTTATGTAGATTATACTAAAAATCCGTTTACCATTGTTTTACCACCTCCTAATATTACAGGTTCTTTGCATTTAGGCCATGCTCTGAATGCTACAATTCAGGATATTCTTATTAGATGGAAAAGAATGCAAGGATTTAATGCTTTATGGATACCTGGAACGGATCATGCAGGAATTGCAACTCAGGCAGTAGTGGAGAGAGAATTATTAAAAGAAGGAAAAAGTAGATGGGATTTAGGAAGAGAAAAGTTTTTAGAAAGAGTATGGCAGTGGAAAGAAAAATATGGTCAAACTATAATTGAACAACTTAAAAAATTAGGAGTTTCTTGTGACTGGGATAGACTAAGATTTACTATGGATGATGTTTATTCAAGAGCTGTAATAAAAGCTTTTGTAGACCTTTATAATAAAGGATATATATATAGGGGAGAGAGAATTATTAATTGGTGCCCCCGTTGTAGGACTGCAATTTCAGATTTAGAAGTCAAATATATTGAAGAAGAATCTTTTCTTTGGTATATAAGATATCCTTTAGTAGAGGAAGAAGGTTATTTGGTAATTGCTACTGCACGACCTGAAACTATGTTGGGAGATACAGGAGTAGCAGTTCATCCAGAAGATGAGAGATATAGATCTTTTATTGGTAAAAATGTTACTCTGCCTTTAGTAGGAAGAAAAATTCCAATAATTGCCGATAAGGCTGTAAATCCAGAATTCGGAACTGGGGTGTTGAAAGTTACTCCAGCTCATGATCCTGATGATTTTGAAATAGGAAAGAGACATAATCTTCCCTTTATTACAGTTATAGATGAAAGAGGTTATATGAATGAAAATGCGGGAGAGTTTAAGGGATTAGATGTTTATTCTGCGAGAAAGGAAATTGAAAAATTATTAACTCAAAAAGGCTATCTTGTTAAGAAAGAGCCATATACTCATGATTTAGCAACTTGTGATAGATGTGGTACCTCTATAGAACCATTAATATCTAAACAATGGTTTATGAGAATGGATGAGATTGCAAAGGAAGCTATAAAAGTAGTTGAGGAAGGTAAAGTTAAATTTATTCCTGATAGGTGGAAGAAAATATATTTTGACTGGATGTATAATATAAAAGACTGGTGTCTTTCGCGACAATTATGGTGGGGACATAGAATTCCTGCATGGTATTGTAACGATTGTGGACATGTTAATGTTAAAGAAGAGTCACCAAAAAACTGTGAAAAGTGTGGTTCATTGAACTTAAAACAAGATGAAGATGTATTAGATACATGGTTTAGTTCTGCTTTATGGCCTCTTGGAACTTTGAAATGGCCTGAGGAAAATCCTGATTTAGAATACTATTATCCTACTTCTGTTTTGAGTACTGCAAGGGACATTATTAATCTTTGGGTTGCTCGGATGATAATGATGGGTTTAGAATTTAAAAAGGATGTTCCTTTTTATCATGTTTATATACATCCTACTGTTCTTACAAAGGAAGGTAAAAGAATGAGTAAATCAAAGGGTACAGGGGTGGATCCATTAGAGCTTATTGAGAAATATGGGGCGGATATTACAAGATTTAGCCTTGCAGTTCAGTGTACAGAGATGCAAGATTTAAGATTTCATGAAGAGAATTTTGAAAACACTAAGAATTTTGCTAATAAGCTATGGAATGCTTCTCGATTTGTGCTTATGAATTTGGAGGATAAAGATTATTCTAAAGTTGATTTAAAGGCTCATTTGTTATCTCTTTCGGATAAATGGATTCTTAGTATACTTCAAAAAGAAATAAAAGAAGTAACAGAACACTTAGAAAATTATAGATTTAGTGAATATGTAAAGACCATTTACAATTTCTTTTGGTCTGAATTTTGTGATTGGTATATAGAATTAGTAAAACCAAGATTGTCTAATAAAGAGGATCCTGAAAGTAAGCTTATTGCTCAATCTATTTTGTGGAAAGTGTTAACAACAAATCTCTTACTATTACATCCTGTAATGCCTTTTATAACTGAAGAAATTTGGCAGAAGCTTCCCTATCATTCAGAAAGTATAATGATAAATCCTTGGCCTAATTATGAGGAAGATTTTATTGACGAAGAAAGTGAAATAAATATGGAATTTATAAAAGAATCTATAAGAAAAATAAGAGCCTTAAGAGCAGAGTTTAATATTCCTATCTCTGAAAGAATAAAAGTATTTTTCTTTACTGATAACATTAAGGAGAAAATTCTTTTAAAGGGATTTTCTGGATATTTTACTAACTTAGCAAAGATAGAACTTGTAGAATCTGAGCATATGATTTATGAGAAAAATGTTGCTCATGTATTGGTAAATAATACAAGTTATTATATCTATCTTTCTGGTTTAATAAATTTAGAAAGAGAAAAAGAAAAAATAAATAAAGAAATTGAAGAATTAGAAAGAGTAATAAAAAATCTAGAAGAAAGGTTGAATAATTTATCCTTTATTGAAAAAGCTCCTTCTCATGTAATTGAGAAAGAAAGAGAAAAGTATAGAGAATTATTAAGAAAAAAAGAGGTACTGTTAGAAAGAATGAAAATGTTGGAGTAA
- a CDS encoding RnfABCDGE type electron transport complex subunit G, with amino-acid sequence MKEIVLYGVILMIICAIAAGALAYVYIQTQKIIAMQKEKEKLQALQEILPLAKHFDNISDIPKPKDKMVKIIGVYEGKNNNQKVGKVVELVIRGYSSDINLLVGIDTLGKITKVKIISQQETPGLGAEITKDEFLNQFIGKNSPNMELKKDIQPITGATISSRAVLRAVKEALVIKD; translated from the coding sequence ATGAAAGAAATAGTTCTCTATGGAGTGATTCTTATGATAATATGTGCTATAGCAGCAGGAGCTTTAGCCTATGTTTATATTCAGACTCAAAAAATTATTGCAATGCAAAAAGAAAAAGAAAAGCTTCAAGCCCTTCAGGAAATTTTACCTCTGGCAAAACACTTTGATAATATTAGTGATATTCCTAAACCTAAAGATAAAATGGTTAAAATTATAGGAGTATATGAAGGAAAAAATAATAATCAAAAAGTTGGAAAAGTTGTTGAATTAGTTATTCGAGGATATAGTAGTGATATTAATCTTTTAGTGGGTATAGATACTCTAGGAAAGATCACAAAAGTTAAGATTATTTCTCAACAAGAAACACCAGGTTTAGGAGCGGAAATAACTAAAGATGAATTTTTAAATCAGTTCATTGGTAAGAATTCTCCTAATATGGAACTTAAAAAAGATATTCAACCTATTACTGGAGCTACCATATCTTCAAGGGCAGTACTAAGAGCTGTAAAAGAAGCTTTAGTCATTAAGGATTAA
- a CDS encoding FAD:protein FMN transferase: MDTFITIYFWGKDSEKAKEICWKKLEELDQKLNRFNPQSEVYKINKKAGDWIEVSKEVEDVLKEAKYYAQISEGLFDPTIGPLMELWGFYNGSLYIPNDKELKEALSKVNWKDLEISEGKVRLKRKGMSLDLGGIAKGYAVQRLLEISKNLNLQRVYLDIGGTIGVYGKPLKGDYWIIGIKHPRKEGRIIGKIKIKSGVVATSGDYERFFVNNGKRYPHIINPKTGIPSSEIMSVTIISKNGITADALSTLFFVLGERGKDLWKSKFRDVGVIIVEKDGKIWKSDNIYFEEEK; the protein is encoded by the coding sequence ATGGATACCTTTATAACTATTTATTTTTGGGGAAAGGATAGCGAAAAAGCAAAAGAGATTTGCTGGAAAAAATTAGAAGAACTAGATCAAAAGTTAAATAGATTCAATCCCCAAAGTGAAGTTTATAAAATAAATAAAAAAGCAGGAGATTGGATAGAGGTCTCTAAAGAAGTTGAAGATGTTCTTAAGGAAGCAAAATACTATGCTCAAATTTCCGAAGGTCTATTTGATCCAACTATAGGGCCTCTAATGGAATTATGGGGATTTTATAATGGAAGTTTGTATATTCCTAACGATAAAGAATTAAAAGAAGCCTTAAGTAAAGTAAATTGGAAAGATCTAGAAATATCTGAAGGAAAAGTGAGACTTAAAAGAAAAGGAATGTCATTAGATCTAGGAGGAATTGCAAAAGGGTATGCAGTTCAAAGACTTTTGGAGATTTCTAAAAATCTTAATTTGCAAAGAGTTTATTTAGATATAGGTGGAACTATTGGGGTATACGGTAAGCCTTTAAAAGGAGATTATTGGATAATTGGAATTAAACATCCAAGAAAAGAAGGAAGAATTATTGGAAAAATAAAAATTAAAAGTGGAGTAGTAGCTACTTCGGGAGATTATGAAAGATTCTTTGTAAACAATGGTAAAAGATATCCCCATATTATTAATCCTAAGACAGGAATTCCTTCTTCGGAAATAATGAGTGTAACTATCATAAGTAAGAATGGAATTACTGCAGATGCTTTATCAACTTTATTTTTTGTTTTAGGAGAAAGAGGAAAGGATCTTTGGAAAAGTAAATTTAGAGATGTCGGAGTAATTATTGTAGAAAAGGATGGAAAAATCTGGAAGTCTGATAATATTTATTTTGAAGAAGAAAAATGA